GTAATACTCTCCCCACCAACTTCTCGTGGCTGCATTTAGGAAGTCGGGAAAGCCCGATTCTCCTGGCCAGACGGCCGCTCTGAAAAGTCTGCCATCTCCTCGCTTGCAGAATGAATCATTCTTGATCCCATCTTCGAATACGTCGTATCCATCGACGGCCTTTACTCCTGGATCGATTATCGCAACAACTTTTATTCCCATTCTGGAGAGTTTATCGATCATCAAGGAGGGGTCTGGAAAGCGATCGATGTTCCAAGTGAAGACCTTGAACTCATCCATGTAGTCTATATCAAGGTAAATAGCGTCACAAGGAATCTTCCGTTCTCTGAATTGCTTTGCGATTTCCAAAACGGACTCTTCGTCTGCGTAAGACCATCTTGATTGATGATAACCCAAAGACCATATTGGCAAAAACACGGGATTGCCTGTTAGCCTGAATATGTCCCTCAGGGTCTCTTCGGGTTTCTCGAAGAACACGAATAGATCAAAACCATCGCCTTCCACATCAATCTTCATCCGGTCTCTGATCTCGAACCCTACGTCGAATCTAGAATAGCCTGGATGATCAAGGAAGAAGCCAATCTGCCTCTCGGGAGAGGAGACGTAGAAGATTGGGAGGGTTGAATACAACCTTCTTCTTGATGGTGAGTGATCCGGTTCGTCTGTGTTGTACATCTCATAGACGCCGCCTCTTTTGTTTAAAGGTCCGATGTTCTGTCCAAGTCCAAGAACTGCCTGGTCGTCATTTAGCTTGATTGTAA
This portion of the Mesotoga infera genome encodes:
- a CDS encoding alpha-glucosidase; this encodes MRKRFFRYFDSVIKVEVEREGKPKFKTDSVLAAPEEELDAEVANHLFQGLKLRGLEGSSSQDFNEMEIVEKADGFSITIKLNDDQAVLGLGQNIGPLNKRGGVYEMYNTDEPDHSPSRRRLYSTLPIFYVSSPERQIGFFLDHPGYSRFDVGFEIRDRMKIDVEGDGFDLFVFFEKPEETLRDIFRLTGNPVFLPIWSLGYHQSRWSYADEESVLEIAKQFRERKIPCDAIYLDIDYMDEFKVFTWNIDRFPDPSLMIDKLSRMGIKVVAIIDPGVKAVDGYDVFEDGIKNDSFCKRGDGRLFRAAVWPGESGFPDFLNAATRSWWGEYY